AGTTCCAGATTCGTGGTTATCTCCAATTCCTCAGAATGCTAAACTTTTTTTAGATTGGTTTGAAAAATTACCTTGCTATCAATTAACCTATTCTGATAATGAAAAAATGATTGAAACTGTAAAAAAAGTATTTGCTAATGAATTATAAAGACACCTTGTTATTTATTGGAAAATGTTTAACAATCACCCACGATAAGCATAATTATAAGTTAGTTGGAGAAAAAATTAAATCAGGATTGGTTGACTGGGACGCTGTAGTTAAAGTAAGTACAACCCACTATGTTTTCCCAGCATTATATTGTAATTTAAAACGAGCTGACTTCTTACACTATTTACCAACTGTTTTAGTAGAGTACATGCAACACATTACTGACCTAAACAGAGAGCGAAATAAACATATTATAACTGAAGCTAAAGAAATCAACCAGATTTTGCTCTCAAATAACATCACTCCTATTTTTTTAAAAGGAACTGGTAATTTGCTTGAAGGTTTATATGAAGATATTGCTGAACGTATGGTGGGAGATATTGATTTTTTAGTAGAGAAAAAACATATCCAAACGACCTATAAGCTTCTACAAACTAACGGGTATACCAATAAAATTTCTGAGCTTTTTGAGGATCATAGACATCTACCTAGAATTACACATCCAAATAAGACTGCCGCTGTAGAAATTCATAAAGATATATTAAGAAAAGACAAGACAACATTTTTTAATTACAATAGTATCAAAGATTCTCTATTGAATGTAAATGATGTCACTGTACTGTC
The nucleotide sequence above comes from Tenacibaculum singaporense. Encoded proteins:
- a CDS encoding nucleotidyltransferase family protein, with the translated sequence MNYKDTLLFIGKCLTITHDKHNYKLVGEKIKSGLVDWDAVVKVSTTHYVFPALYCNLKRADFLHYLPTVLVEYMQHITDLNRERNKHIITEAKEINQILLSNNITPIFLKGTGNLLEGLYEDIAERMVGDIDFLVEKKHIQTTYKLLQTNGYTNKISELFEDHRHLPRITHPNKTAAVEIHKDILRKDKTTFFNYNSIKDSLLNVNDVTVLSLKNQIKLTVFSKLVNDYNYFLKNINLRGAYDVFLLGNKLKVQTKIYDNNLSKQLNAGLELYSKLLSKPKNLQYTSDKKSQQYVSGCLQSLSPNRYYKIKKLVLKYYLKTSTRLHILCKALFKKSYFKFVFSKITDISWLKRKLGFTPDL